Proteins encoded in a region of the Drosophila sechellia strain sech25 chromosome 2L, ASM438219v1, whole genome shotgun sequence genome:
- the LOC6618188 gene encoding alpha-methylacyl-CoA racemase: MPLKGIRVLEFVGLAPGPFCGKILTDFGATVTRIDKVIENPLDVLQQGKRTLCLDLKNPKSQQVVQNLAKKCDVLIEPFRPGVMEKLNLGPTDLCTANPRLIYARLTGFGQHGRLAPRAGHDINYAALSGVLSMLGRRNEKVTAPINILGDFAGGSLMCALGICLALLERHRSGRGQVVDASMVEGAAYVASWLFMSQKLDIWGRERGDNLVDGGSYFYDTYETKDGRYMSVGALEPQFFELLKQRLKLPEDVSQFGEEHQARGKKLLTEAFLSKTQAEWSQIFEDIDACVYPVLDYREVHRHDHNMQRNSFEVTEDTATPRPAPVLSRTPGKLPKATDGAQVEWMMDELDLKPDELKDLLDSGVLTLPERAKL; this comes from the exons ATGCCACTTAAAGGCATCAGGGTACTCGAATTCGTGGGTTTAGCACCAGGACCGTTTTGTGGGAAGATCCTAACCGACTTCGGAGCCACCGTCACCCGCATCGATAAG GTGATAGAAAACCCTTTGGATGTACTGCAGCAGGGAAAGCGCACACTTTGCCTGGATCTGAAGAACCCGAAAAGTCAGCAAGTGGTGCAAAACCTGGCCAAGAAGTGCGATGTGCTCATCGAACCCTTTCGACCGGGCGTGATGGAGAAACTGAATCTGGGTCCCACCGACTTGTGCACAGCCAATCCCCGCCTGATTTATGCCCGCCTCACCGGCTTCGGCCAGCATGGAAGACTGGCGCCACGGGCGGGACACGACATCAACTACGCGGCCTTATCGGGAGTGCTGTCCATGCTGGGCAGGCGCAACGAAAAGGTCACTGCACCCATTAATATTCTGGGCGATTTCGCTGGCGGCAGTTTGATGTGCGCTCTGGGAATCTGCCTTGCCCTCTTGGAGCGCCACAGGTCGGGAAGAGGCCAAGTAGTGGACGCCTCGATGGTTGAGGGCGCTGCCTATGTGGCCAGTTGGCTGTTTATGTCCCAGAAACTGGATATTTGGGGGAGGGAGCGGGGTGACAATCTCGTTGATGGTGGATCGTACTTTTACGACACGTACGAAACCAAAGACGGCCGCTACATGTCCGTCGGCGCCCTGGAACCGCAGTTCTTTGAGCTGCTAAAACAGCGCTTGAAACTGCCCGAAGATGTCAGTCAGTTTGGCGAGGAGCATCAGGCTCGGGGAAAGAAGCTTCTGACTGAGGCTTTCCTCTCCAAGACCCAAGCTGAATGGTCGCAAATATTTGAGGATATCGACGCCTGTGTCTATCCCGTTCTGGATTACCGCGAGGTTCACAGACACGATCACAATATGCAGAGGAATTCGTTCGAGGTGACGGAGGATACAGCGACGCCACGTCCTGCTCCAGTCCTGAGCAGAACTCCGGGAAAGCTGCCCAAGGCAACTGATGGTGCTCAGGTGGAGTGGATGATGGACGAACTAGATCTTAAGCCCGACGAACTAAAAGATTTGCTCGACTCGGGGGTACTCACCCTTCCAGAGAGGGCCAAGCTGTAG
- the LOC6618189 gene encoding guanine nucleotide-binding protein-like 1 — protein sequence MPQQRRKVAFSGKKKKDQMLQKRNTKGPPKYLRSTQESYEDSDVPETTRKLMEQPFARGGNRNKNVNRYNLQFYQEGKKELEQMKQEGFKPFEKLSPAQREVDDRYFAGCDFPVRPPWTLTESKEQLDRTENRYFKEYVDDLQKKQRAGDSKELSLFELNLETWRQLWRVLEFSDILLIIVDVRYATLMFPPSLYDYIINTLKKHAIVVFNKVDLVDPDAVVAWRQYFRERYPQLPVVLFASFLPRSRKGSQRGPQAHRRSMEGVYNIYKECQRYVQGEVDLTAWEQKIREDMRSDQLDIMDEISTAVEGELKISSSIDTTPHEHVKYHSGVLTIGCVGFPNVGKSSLINALKGRKVVSVSRTPGHTKHFQTIFLTPLVRLCDCPGLVFPSSTPKSLQVLLGSFPISQLAVPYRSLKFLGEHLNLPQLLRLHLPEDYDEWSAVAISDAWAYKRGFLTAKAARPDRYRAANHILRMCLAGQQLLVLQFYPPGFEERREHWLQHPDVAEVKKYQQVELDEPESETNGDTSSVCSDTADSEDEDEDSSNDETNADEEECAIEEDAPRSRNVFALLEDD from the exons ATGCCACAGCAACGGCGCAAGGTGGCCTTCAGcggcaagaagaagaaggaccAGATGCTGCAGAAGCGCAACACAAAAG GTCCGCCGAAGTATCTGAGGAGCACGCAGGAGTCGTACGAGGACAGCGATGTGCCGGAAACGACCAGGAAACTCATGGAGCAGCCTTTTGCGCGCGGCGGAAACCGAAACAAGAACGTCAATCGCTATAATCTGCAATTCTACCAGGAGGGCAAAAAAGAACTGGAGCAGATGAAACAGGAGGGCTTTAAACCGTTCGAGAAACTCAGTCCCGCTCAGCGGGAAGTGGACGACCGATACTTTGCCGGCTGCGACTTCCCAGTTCGTCCACCTTGGACGCTGACGGAGTCCAAGGAACAGCTTGATCGCACCGAGAATCGCTACTTTAAG GAATACGTAGACGATCTGCAGAAGAAGCAGCGTGCTGGAGACTCGAAGGAGCTTTCCCTGTTTGAACTGAATCTGGAAACCTGGCGTCAGCTATGGCGAGTCCTGGAGTTCTCGGACATCCTGCTTATCATTGTGGACGTACGCTATGCCACGCTGATGTTTCCACCCTCCCTATACGACTATATTATCAACACGCTAAAGAAACATGCGATAGTGGTGTTTAACAAGGTGGATCTAGTCGACCCGGATGCGGTGGTGGCTTGGAGGCAATACTTCCGCGAACGTTACCCCCAGCTACCAGTGGTGCTCTTTGCATCCTTCCTCCCGCGATCCCGCAAAGGAAGCCAACGAGGTCCGCAGGCTCATCGCAGGAGCATGGAAGGAGTGTATAATATCTACAAGGAATGCCAGCGCTATGTCCAGGGAGAGGTGGATCTAACGGCTTGGGAGCAGAAGATACGAGAGGACATGCGTAGTGATCAGCTGGACATCATGGATGAAATATCAACGGCCGTGGAGGGTGAACTCAagatcagcagcagcatcgaCACCACGCCACACGAGCACGTTAAGTATCACAGCGGGGTCCTGACCATTGGCTGCGTTGGATTTCCCAATGTCGGAAAGTCGTCGCTAATCAATGCCTTGAAGGGACGCAAGGTGGTCAGCGTTAGTCGCACGCCCGGACATACGAAGCACTTTCAGACGATTTTCCTCACCCCACTTGTTCGCCTCTGTGACTGTCCCGGTCTAGTCTTTCCCTCGAGTACTCCCAAAAGCCTGCAAGTGCTCTTGGGCAGTTTCCCCATATCCCAACTGGCTGTTCCCTACCGCTCCCTGAAGTTCCTCGGCGAACATCTTAATCTACCGCAGCTTTTGCGTCTCCACCTGCCCGAGGATTACGATGAATGGTCTGCGGTGGCCATCTCCGATGCTTGGGCATATAAGAGGGGATTCCTCACCGCCAAGGCAGCCAGGCCGGATCGCTACCGGGCCGCGAATCATATCCTTCGCATGTGCCTGGCCGGCCAACAGCTGTTGGTATTGCAGTTTTATCCGCCCGGATTTGAGGAGCGACGTGAGCACTGGCTTCAGCATCCCGATGTGGCGGAGGTCAAGAAGTACCAGCAAGTCGAATTAGATGAGCCGGAGAGCGAGACCAACGGCGACACATCATCCGTCTGCTCGGATA ctgccgacaGCGAGGACGAAGACGAGGACAGCTCCAATGACGAGACCAATGCTGATGAGGAGGAATGCGCCATCGAGGAGGACGCACCCAGGTCTCGGAACGTGTTTGCTCTGCTGGAGGACGATTAA
- the LOC6618190 gene encoding ATP-dependent DNA/RNA helicase DHX36 codes for MQRDTDSSGSRARKGNRPPGLRGKDIGLYYRNLARQKKKDRGEDAESKEPQIRLGCNVSAPGGVLERVKELMEDYRRAPAREDKNVDAKFEQQFRHLLSVNFEEFVAETKERNANLDWINPKLDERLQLELEQSQLEENAKKRLAARRKLPTMKYADNIIHAVRENQVILIVGSTGCGKTTQVPQILLDDAISRGCASSCRIVCTQPRRISAIAIAEWVSYERCESLGNSVGYQIRLESRKARERASITYCTTGVLLQQLQSDPLMHSLSVLILDEIHERSVETDLLMGLLKVILPHRPDLKVILMSATVREQDFCDYFNNCPMFRIEGVMFPVKMLYLEDILSKTNYEFQKSRDRRPKRGPPERRMKHEAMIEPYLRRIRNSYDNRVLDKLRLPESEGCEDIDFIADLVYYICENEPEGAILVFLPGYDKISQLYNILDKPKTPKGQRWRDHMAVFPLHSLMQSGEQQAVFRRPPAGQRKVIISTIIAETSVTIDDVVYVINSGRTKATNYDIETNIQSLDEVWVTKANTQQRKGRAGRVRPGICYNLFSRAREDLMDDIPTPEILRSKLESIILSLKLLHIDDPYRFLQTLINAPNPEAIKIGVELLKRIEALDQTGTLTPLGMHLAKLPIDPQMGKMILMSALFCCLDPITSAAAALSFKSPFYSPLGKESRVDEVKRRMARNMRSDHLLVHNTIIAYRDSRYSHAERDFCYNNFLSSMTLQQLERMKNQFSELLYNYKFLASPKCQDAASNKSSEKIPLLRAIIGAGLYPNMAHLRKSRQIRNRVRAIHTMATDDGRRVNFHPSSVNSGESGFDSAYFVYFQRQKSTDLFLLDSTMVFPMALIIFGDGVEAGVTQNTPYLCVAKTYYFKCNQETADVVIELRSYLEKLLLKKACYPAPIEENGYEKQLIKAIELLLSLDERLGEVYISSDEIDDI; via the exons ATGCAGCGCGATACGGACTCTTCCGGCTCTCGCGCCCGCAAGGGCAACCGTCCACCGGGTCTCAGGGGCAAGGACATCGGTTTGTACTATCGCAATCTTGCCCGGCAAAAAAAGAAGGACCGCGGCGAGGATGCGGAATCAAAGGAGCCGCAAATCCGCTTGGGCTGCAATGTCAGTGCTCCCGGTGGAGTGCTGGAGCGTGTGAAGGAGCTGATGGAGGACTATAGGCGGGCACCTGCCAGGGAAGACAAAAATGTGGATGCTAAGTTTGAGCAACAGTTTCGCCACCTTTTAAGTGTAAACTTTGAAGAATTCGTGGCGGAGACCAAGGAACGGAACGCGAATCTGGACTGGATAAACCCCAAGCTGGACGAGAGACTGCAGCTGGAACTGGAGCAAAGCCAGTTGGAGGAGAATGCCAAGAAACGTCTGGCAGCACGGAGAAAACTGCCCACTATGAAATACGCCGATAATATTATCCATGCTGTGCGGGAAAACCAAGTAATACTAATTGTAGGGAGCACTGGATGTGGCAAGACCACTCAGGTGCCTCAAATCCTCCTCGACGACGCCATTTCCCGCGGATGTGCCTCGTCCTGTCGCATCGTTTGCACTCAGCCACGAAGGATTTCAGCCATCGCCATTGCCGAGTGGGTAAGTTACGAGCGCTGCGAGAGCCTGGGCAATTCGGTAGGCTACCAGATTCGCCTAGAGAGCAGGAAGGCCAGGGAGAGAGCCTCCATCACGTACTGCACCACAGGGGTTCTACTGCAGCAGCTTCAATCGGATCCACTGATGCACAGTTTAAGTGTCTTGATCCTGGATGAGATCCACGAACGCAGCGTGGAAACAGATCTCCTAATGGGTCTACTAAAGGTTATCCTGCCACACAGACCCGATCTAAAGGTGATCCTGATGAGTGCAACTGTACGGGAGCAGGATTTCTGTGACTACTTTAACAACTGTCCCATGTTCCGCATCGAGGGCGTGATGTTTCCCGTGAAGATGCTCTACTTGGAGGATATTCTGTCCAAGACGAACTACGAGTTCCAAAAGTCCCGCGATCGTCGCCCCAAGCGGGGTCCGCCTGAGCGCAGGATGAAGCACGAGGCTATGATAGAACCGTATCTACGACGCATCAGGAATTCGTACGATAATCGTGTGCTCGACAAGCTGCGTTTGCCGGAGTCGGAGGGCTGCGAGGACATTGATTTTATAGCCGATTTGGTTTACTACATATGCGAAAACGAACCAGAGGGTGCCATATTAGTATTCCTGCCTGGTTATGATAAGATCTCCCAACTGTACAATATCCTGGATAAACCAAAGACTCCGAAGGGCCAAAGGTGGCGGGATCATATGGCCGTCTTTCCATTGCATTCCCTAATGCAATCAGGGGAACAGCAGGCAGTATTCAGGCGACCACCGGCGGGACAGCGTAAGGTCATTATCTCTACAATTATCGCCGAAACGTCTGTGACCATTGACGATGTGGTTTATGTGATAAACTCTGGCCGGACGAAGGCCACCAACTATGACATCGAAACGAACATACAGTCGTTGGATGAGGTTTGGGTGACCAAGGCAAATACCCAGCAGCGGAAAGGCAGAGCAGGTCGAGTGCGGCCGGGCATATGCTATAATCTGTTCTCCCGCGCTAGAGAGGATCTCATGGACGATATTCCGACGCCGGAGATACTGCGCTCAAAGCTGGAATCCATAATTTTAAGCCTCAAGCTGCTGCACATCGATGATCCGTATCGGTTCCTGCAAACTCTTATTAATGCCCCCAATCCCGAGGCCATCAAGATCGGAGTGGAACTGCTGAAGCG CATCGAGGCGTTGGACCAGACGGGTACCCTCACTCCACTGGGCATGCACTTGGCAAAGCTGCCCATTGATCCGCAGATGGGAAAAATGATCCTGATGTCGGCGCTCTTCTGTTGCTTGGATCCCATCACTTCGGCGGCGGCTGCCTTGTCCTTTAAGTCCCCCTTCTactcgcctttgggtaaagaGAGTCGAGTGGATGAAGTCAAGCGGAGAATGGCCCGAAACATGCGGAGCGATCACCTGCTGGTGCACAATACCATTATTGCGTACCGCGATAGCCGCTATTCGCACGCCGAACGAGACTTCTGCTATAATAATTTCCTCAGCTCCATGACACTGCAGCAGTTGGAGAGGATGAAGAATCAGTTCAGTGAGCTGCTCTACAACTACAA ATTTCTTGCATCCCCCAAATGCCAGGATGCTGCTTCCAACAAGAGTTCTGAGAAGATTCCCCTACTGAGGGCCATTATAGGAGCGGGACTCTATCCCAACATGGCTCACTTGCG AAAGTCACGGCAGATCAGGAATAGAGTACGCGCTATCCACACCATGGCAACGGACGATGGACGCCGCGTTAACTTCCATCCCTCCTCGGTGAACAGCGGAGAGAGTGGCTTTGACTCGGCATACTTTGTCTACTTCCAGCGGCAGAAGTCCACCGATCTTTTTCTGCTCGACTCCACAATGGTTTTTCCCATGGCACTGATCATTTTCGGAGATGGCGTGGAAGCGGGAGTGACCCAAAATACGCCGTATCTGTGCGTGGCCAAGACATACTA CTTTAAATGCAATCAGGAAACTGCCGACGTAGTCATTGAATTAAGAAGCTATTTGGAGAAGCTTCTGCTCAAAAAGGCTTGCTATCCGGCGCCGATCGAGGAGAACGGATATGAGAAGCAGTTGATCAA AGCCATTGAATTGCTTCTCTCGCTGGACGAAAGACTCGGCGAGGTATATATTTCATCCGATGAAATCGATGACATCTAA